A genomic stretch from Corynebacterium faecale includes:
- a CDS encoding alpha-amylase family glycosyl hydrolase, translating to MSFAEHAIIWHVYPLGATGAPIRPTGPEPLTHRLPTLEGWLDYVVELGCNAILLGPVFASDTHGYDTSDFFRVDPRLGDESDLVALLDAAGQRGIGVLFDGVFNHVSSSSGYIELTTGGSFEGHDALAELDHSRDEVVDLVAEVMIYWLDRGITGWRLDAVYAIDPAFWQKVLPRVRATHPDAWIVGEMIHGDYADYVASSGLDSITQYELWKSIWSSLKEKNFFELEWTLQRHNGFLEHFVPQTFVGNHDVTRIATQVGPELAVLAASVLFTVGGTPSIYYGDEQAVTGLKEERVGGDDQVRPPLPEQYSPLGTWMHQVHHDLIALRRNNPWLYAARTEVEDIDNTRITYRSYALDDQGVDTGDWVRVKLDSDKATVHITDHAGREFTYSS from the coding sequence ATGAGTTTTGCTGAGCACGCAATCATCTGGCATGTCTACCCGCTCGGTGCCACCGGCGCACCGATCCGCCCCACCGGGCCCGAGCCGCTGACCCACCGCCTGCCCACCCTTGAAGGCTGGCTGGATTATGTGGTCGAGCTCGGCTGCAACGCCATCCTGCTGGGGCCGGTGTTCGCCTCTGACACACATGGTTATGACACTTCAGACTTCTTCCGCGTTGACCCGCGGCTGGGGGATGAGTCCGACCTGGTTGCGCTGCTCGACGCTGCCGGGCAGCGTGGCATCGGTGTGCTTTTCGACGGCGTCTTCAATCACGTCTCCAGCTCGTCGGGCTACATCGAACTGACCACCGGCGGCTCCTTCGAAGGCCATGATGCACTCGCCGAGCTGGATCACAGCCGTGATGAGGTGGTGGACCTGGTCGCCGAGGTGATGATCTACTGGCTTGACCGGGGGATCACCGGGTGGCGTCTGGATGCCGTCTACGCGATTGATCCCGCCTTCTGGCAGAAGGTGCTGCCCCGGGTGCGGGCGACACACCCGGATGCCTGGATTGTCGGTGAGATGATCCACGGGGATTATGCGGACTATGTGGCGTCCTCCGGTCTGGATTCCATCACCCAGTATGAGCTGTGGAAATCCATTTGGAGCAGCCTGAAGGAGAAGAATTTCTTCGAGCTGGAATGGACCCTGCAACGACACAACGGGTTCCTGGAGCATTTTGTGCCGCAGACCTTCGTGGGCAATCATGACGTGACCCGGATCGCCACCCAGGTGGGCCCTGAACTGGCTGTGCTCGCCGCATCTGTGTTATTCACCGTGGGCGGTACACCCAGCATCTACTACGGCGATGAACAGGCAGTGACCGGGCTGAAGGAGGAACGCGTGGGTGGTGATGACCAGGTCCGCCCACCGCTGCCGGAGCAGTATTCACCCCTGGGTACCTGGATGCATCAGGTCCACCATGATCTCATCGCTCTGCGCCGCAACAACCCCTGGCTGTATGCCGCGCGCACCGAAGTCGAGGATATCGACAATACCCGCATCACCTACCGGTCCTACGCCCTGGATGATCAGGGCGTGGACACAGGCGACTGGGTCCGGGTGAAACTGGACAGCGATAAAGCCACGGTGCACATCACCGACCACGCGGGCAGGGAGTTCACCTACTCAAGCTGA
- a CDS encoding dolichyl-phosphate-mannose--protein mannosyltransferase: MSQALPVRNQVRDQGMFAGTRPPAPPTFRWTSQDTWTWSIIAIFATLTRFIGLTSATSSGTPVFDEKHYVPQAWDMVQSWINPVTGGIESNPGFGLVVHPPLAKQIIAFGEMIFGYTPMGWRVMVALFGTLTVLAIMALTRRLSGSTVVTFIAGVIATADGVLLVSSRFGMLDIFQVFFITAAAWTLIRDHQQMHHRLNNASGWDDEFGPRFGFRWWRFGTGILLGLALSVKWSGLYYIAFFGLASVFLDLWLRKSYGVHRYIVGTLRHDVVPALASLVLIPALLYIWSWRAWFASETSVYRHAQADGTIEGSSFLRFLPDSIAGWLHYHFSVLEFHGSLTTSGGHSHPWDSKPWSWLVAGRPILYFSSTDIECAVGDTCRRMIYLFGTPAIWWLTVPVIFWAVWSLFIRRQRAYVIPLVAFAAGFLPWLAAYDRQMYFFYAAALAPFLVVLLALTCGELWQRGRTLRNGLTYGSMIVVAYIALVVTMFVIFSPILYGYIVPDWIYDSLMWLPSWR; encoded by the coding sequence GTGAGCCAAGCCCTACCTGTTCGTAACCAGGTGCGGGACCAGGGTATGTTCGCTGGTACCCGACCACCCGCGCCGCCGACATTCCGATGGACCAGCCAGGACACCTGGACATGGTCTATCATCGCGATCTTTGCCACCCTGACCCGTTTCATAGGCCTCACCAGCGCCACCTCATCCGGCACACCGGTCTTTGATGAGAAGCACTACGTGCCGCAGGCATGGGATATGGTGCAATCCTGGATCAACCCGGTCACCGGTGGCATCGAATCCAACCCGGGTTTCGGTCTGGTGGTCCACCCGCCCCTGGCCAAACAGATCATCGCCTTTGGTGAGATGATCTTCGGTTACACCCCCATGGGTTGGCGCGTCATGGTGGCGTTGTTCGGCACCTTGACGGTTCTGGCGATCATGGCGTTGACCCGCAGGCTCAGCGGCTCCACCGTGGTCACCTTCATCGCCGGTGTCATCGCCACCGCCGATGGTGTGCTCCTGGTCAGCTCCCGATTCGGCATGCTTGATATCTTCCAGGTCTTCTTCATCACCGCCGCCGCATGGACCCTGATCAGGGATCACCAGCAGATGCACCACCGCCTTAACAATGCAAGCGGCTGGGACGATGAATTCGGTCCGCGCTTCGGCTTCCGATGGTGGCGTTTTGGCACAGGAATCCTCCTGGGACTCGCCCTGTCGGTGAAATGGTCGGGGCTCTATTACATCGCCTTTTTCGGACTGGCCAGCGTGTTCCTGGACCTGTGGTTGCGCAAGAGCTACGGCGTGCATCGCTATATTGTGGGCACACTACGCCATGATGTGGTCCCGGCACTGGCCTCCCTCGTACTGATCCCCGCCCTGCTCTACATCTGGAGTTGGCGTGCCTGGTTCGCATCGGAAACCTCCGTCTACCGCCATGCGCAGGCTGATGGCACCATCGAGGGCAGTTCCTTCCTCCGGTTCCTCCCCGACTCCATCGCCGGTTGGCTGCACTATCACTTCAGTGTGCTGGAGTTCCATGGCTCCCTGACCACATCCGGCGGCCACAGCCACCCGTGGGATTCCAAGCCGTGGTCCTGGTTGGTGGCCGGACGCCCCATCCTCTACTTCTCCTCCACTGACATTGAGTGCGCTGTCGGGGATACCTGCCGGCGCATGATCTACCTCTTCGGTACACCCGCCATCTGGTGGCTCACGGTGCCGGTGATTTTCTGGGCGGTGTGGTCACTGTTCATCCGCAGACAGCGCGCCTATGTGATCCCCCTGGTGGCTTTCGCCGCCGGTTTCCTGCCCTGGTTGGCGGCCTATGACCGCCAGATGTACTTCTTCTACGCCGCCGCTCTCGCCCCATTCCTGGTGGTCCTGCTCGCATTGACCTGCGGTGAGCTCTGGCAACGGGGCCGGACACTGCGCAACGGATTGACCTACGGGTCCATGATCGTGGTCGCCTACATCGCCCTCGTGGTCACGATGTTTGTGATCTTCTCCCCGATCCTCTACGGCTATATCGTGCCGGATTGGATCTATGACTCACTGATGTGGCTGCCGAGCTGGCGGTAG
- the rsmI gene encoding 16S rRNA (cytidine(1402)-2'-O)-methyltransferase, producing MDLAELTLPAGIIVAATPLGNIGDASPRLVHALENATVVAAEDTRRTAALAAALGVEITGQLVSNFDHNEVSRVGRLIESARTGTVLVVSDAGMPVVSDPGFALIDAAHDAGIPVTCFPGPSAVPTALALSGLHVGRFAFDGFAPRKHGARITWFESLKTEQRAVCFFESPHRIAETLADAAEVLGDRRAAVCRELSKTYEEVRRGPLPELAEWASHGVRGEITVVIEGAGDIKVDVESLVEAAQERVDAGERLKAVCADMAKTYGLSKNELYDAVISARE from the coding sequence ATGGATCTTGCTGAATTGACCTTGCCCGCCGGAATCATTGTTGCTGCCACGCCTCTGGGCAATATCGGGGATGCCTCCCCGCGTCTGGTTCATGCCCTGGAAAATGCCACCGTCGTGGCGGCGGAGGATACCCGCCGAACAGCGGCCCTGGCGGCGGCCCTCGGTGTGGAGATCACCGGCCAGCTGGTCTCTAATTTTGACCACAATGAAGTGTCCAGGGTGGGGCGTCTCATCGAATCAGCGCGCACCGGGACAGTGCTGGTGGTCAGCGATGCCGGCATGCCGGTGGTCTCCGATCCGGGGTTTGCCCTCATCGATGCCGCCCATGATGCGGGCATTCCGGTGACCTGTTTCCCCGGGCCTTCCGCAGTGCCCACGGCTTTGGCCTTGTCGGGTCTGCATGTGGGGCGTTTCGCCTTTGATGGTTTTGCCCCGCGTAAGCATGGCGCCAGGATCACCTGGTTTGAGAGCCTGAAGACGGAGCAGCGGGCGGTGTGTTTCTTTGAATCACCCCACCGGATCGCCGAAACGCTTGCCGACGCCGCCGAGGTCCTCGGGGACAGGCGGGCTGCGGTGTGCCGGGAGCTGTCAAAGACCTATGAGGAGGTCCGTCGGGGCCCCCTGCCGGAACTGGCTGAATGGGCCAGCCACGGTGTGCGCGGTGAGATCACCGTGGTTATTGAAGGCGCAGGGGATATCAAGGTTGATGTGGAGTCCCTGGTGGAGGCGGCCCAGGAACGTGTGGATGCAGGCGAGCGACTCAAGGCGGTATGCGCGGACATGGCTAAAACCTACGGGCTGAGTAAAAATGAGCTCTATGATGCAGTGATTTCAGCCCGGGAATAA
- the betP gene encoding glycine betaine transporter BetP, producing the protein MTTSDPNADKTLVGDEIEQLTATEELAGLLEDPDTIVEQVADSEPEVILQGESTDAKLQWAVILPALAVVLGAVVWGIGFPDSFSNFAGNALNFVVNNLGWAFILFGTVFVFFAIAIAASKFGQIKLGRIDEAPEFKTVSWISMMFAAGMGIGLMFYGTSEPLIFYRNGVPGHEVQEVGTAMSSTLFHWTLHPWAIYAIVGLAIAYSTFRVGRKQLLSSAFVPLIGQKGADGWLGKLVDTLAIIATVFGTACSLGLGALQIGAGLSAANIIDNPGQWTIVGIVSVLTLAFILSAISGVGKGIQYISNFNMVLAALLAVFVFVAGPTVSVLNLIPGSIGNYFSSFFEMAGRTAMSADGTAGEWLGGWTIFYWAWWISWSPFVGMFLARISRGRSIREFILGVLLVPAGVSTVWFSIFGGTAIVMEQNGESIWGTGSAQEQLFSLLQALPGGQIMAIVAMILLGTFFITSADSASTVMGSMSQRGQLDANKWVAAAWGLATAAIGLTLLISGGDSALNNLQNVTIVAATPFLFVIIGLMFAILKDLRNDVIYLEYREQQKFSARLARERRVHSEHQRRVELARRKRERQANRVTKRR; encoded by the coding sequence ATGACTACATCTGACCCAAATGCGGATAAGACTCTGGTGGGGGATGAGATCGAACAACTCACCGCCACGGAAGAGCTAGCGGGACTCTTAGAAGATCCCGACACCATTGTTGAGCAGGTGGCTGATTCTGAGCCTGAAGTTATCCTCCAGGGCGAGAGCACTGATGCCAAGCTGCAGTGGGCAGTCATCCTCCCCGCGCTGGCGGTAGTTCTTGGCGCCGTGGTGTGGGGTATTGGTTTCCCCGACAGCTTCTCCAACTTCGCCGGCAACGCCCTGAACTTTGTGGTGAATAACCTCGGCTGGGCCTTCATCCTCTTCGGCACAGTATTCGTGTTCTTCGCGATTGCGATCGCCGCCAGTAAATTCGGCCAGATCAAACTCGGCCGCATTGATGAAGCACCGGAGTTCAAGACGGTCTCCTGGATCTCCATGATGTTCGCCGCCGGCATGGGCATTGGCCTGATGTTCTACGGAACCTCAGAGCCGTTGATCTTCTACCGCAATGGTGTGCCCGGGCATGAGGTTCAGGAAGTCGGCACGGCGATGTCGTCCACACTGTTCCACTGGACCCTGCACCCCTGGGCGATCTACGCCATCGTAGGCCTGGCCATTGCCTATTCCACCTTCCGCGTGGGCCGTAAACAGCTGCTCAGTTCCGCCTTCGTCCCGCTGATCGGCCAGAAGGGTGCTGATGGCTGGTTGGGCAAGCTCGTGGACACCCTCGCGATCATCGCCACCGTCTTCGGTACCGCCTGTTCCCTGGGCCTGGGTGCCCTGCAGATCGGTGCGGGCCTGTCCGCCGCCAATATCATCGACAACCCCGGTCAGTGGACCATCGTGGGTATTGTTTCCGTCTTGACCCTGGCCTTCATTCTCTCGGCCATCTCAGGTGTGGGCAAGGGCATCCAGTACATCTCCAACTTCAACATGGTGCTGGCAGCTCTCTTGGCTGTGTTTGTCTTTGTTGCCGGACCCACCGTGTCAGTGCTGAATCTGATTCCCGGATCAATCGGCAATTACTTCTCCAGCTTCTTCGAGATGGCGGGCCGCACCGCGATGAGTGCCGATGGTACCGCCGGTGAGTGGCTGGGCGGCTGGACCATCTTCTACTGGGCCTGGTGGATCTCCTGGTCACCATTTGTGGGCATGTTCCTGGCACGTATCTCCCGTGGTCGCAGCATCCGGGAATTTATTCTCGGCGTCCTGCTGGTCCCCGCCGGTGTGTCCACCGTCTGGTTCTCCATCTTCGGTGGCACCGCCATTGTCATGGAACAGAATGGGGAATCCATCTGGGGTACCGGTTCCGCCCAGGAACAGCTCTTCAGCCTCCTCCAGGCACTGCCGGGGGGCCAGATCATGGCAATTGTGGCCATGATCCTGCTGGGTACCTTCTTCATCACCTCCGCTGACTCCGCCTCCACCGTCATGGGTTCCATGAGCCAGCGGGGTCAGCTCGATGCCAACAAGTGGGTCGCCGCTGCCTGGGGCCTGGCCACCGCAGCCATCGGCCTGACCCTGCTGATCTCCGGCGGTGATTCTGCCCTGAACAACCTGCAGAATGTCACCATCGTGGCGGCCACCCCCTTCCTGTTCGTGATCATCGGCCTGATGTTCGCCATCCTCAAGGATCTGCGCAATGACGTGATCTACCTGGAATACCGCGAACAGCAGAAGTTCAGCGCCCGTCTGGCACGCGAGCGTCGCGTGCACTCTGAGCACCAGCGACGTGTAGAGCTTGCCCGCCGCAAGCGCGAGCGTCAGGCAAACCGCGTGACCAAGCGTCGATAA
- the metG gene encoding methionine--tRNA ligase, whose protein sequence is MTKNVLVSVAWPYANGPRHIGHVAGFGVPSDVFARFQRMRGNNVLMVSGTDEHGTPLLVQADKEGVTVQELADKYNRQIVEDLTGLGLSYDLFTRTTTSNHYAVVQELFRGLHDNGYMIKESTLGAISPSTGRTLPDRYIEGTCPICKADGARGDQCDNCGNQLDPADLINPVSKINGETPNFVETEHFLLDLPALAESLTEWLKGREDWRPNVLKFSLNLLDDIRPRAMTRDIDWGIPIPVEGWQDNNAKKLYVWFDAVVGYLSASIEWAYRTGDPEAWRTFWNDPETASFYFMGKDNITFHSQIWPAELLGYAGKGSRGGQTGDLGELNLPTEVVSSEFLTMSGSKFSSSKGVVIYVKDFLAEFGPDALRYFIAVAGPENNDTDFTWDEFVRRVNNELANGWGNLVNRTVSMAHKNFGEVPVPSALTESDQRILDLAAATFESAAANLELSKFKNAIAEVMHVVGEANAYIAEQEPWKLAKDETQRERLATVLWTALQVVSDCNTMLTPYLPHTAQKVHETLGRDGIWAATPKIVEVSNDSPRQPVGVGLPDPEHTYPVIMGDYKAQAAKWERIDMIPGTALTKPAPLVAKLDPELGETGPDWAPVQH, encoded by the coding sequence ATGACGAAGAACGTGCTCGTATCTGTTGCCTGGCCGTATGCCAACGGACCCCGCCACATTGGACATGTGGCGGGGTTCGGTGTCCCCTCTGACGTATTTGCACGGTTCCAACGAATGCGTGGCAACAATGTGCTCATGGTCTCCGGCACCGATGAGCACGGCACCCCACTTCTGGTGCAGGCCGACAAGGAAGGCGTGACAGTCCAGGAGCTGGCGGATAAATACAACCGCCAGATCGTCGAGGATCTCACCGGCCTCGGGCTGTCCTATGACCTGTTCACCCGCACCACCACCTCCAACCACTACGCCGTGGTGCAGGAGCTCTTTCGTGGTCTCCACGACAATGGCTACATGATCAAGGAGAGCACCCTCGGTGCGATCTCCCCCTCAACGGGGCGCACCCTGCCGGACCGCTACATCGAGGGCACCTGCCCGATCTGTAAAGCTGACGGTGCCCGCGGTGACCAGTGTGACAACTGCGGAAACCAGCTGGACCCGGCAGACCTGATCAACCCGGTCTCCAAGATCAACGGGGAAACCCCGAACTTTGTGGAAACCGAGCACTTCCTGCTTGATCTCCCCGCACTGGCGGAATCTTTGACCGAGTGGTTGAAGGGCCGCGAGGACTGGCGTCCCAATGTGCTGAAGTTCTCCCTCAACCTGCTGGATGATATCCGCCCGCGCGCCATGACCCGTGACATCGACTGGGGCATCCCGATTCCTGTTGAAGGCTGGCAGGACAACAACGCCAAGAAGCTCTACGTCTGGTTTGATGCCGTGGTGGGTTACCTCTCCGCCTCCATCGAATGGGCCTACCGCACCGGTGACCCAGAGGCATGGCGCACCTTCTGGAATGATCCGGAAACCGCGTCCTTCTACTTCATGGGCAAGGACAACATCACCTTCCACTCCCAGATCTGGCCGGCGGAACTGCTCGGTTATGCGGGCAAGGGATCCCGTGGTGGTCAGACCGGTGACCTGGGTGAGTTGAACCTGCCCACCGAGGTCGTGTCCTCTGAGTTCCTGACCATGTCTGGTTCCAAGTTCTCCTCCTCCAAGGGCGTGGTCATCTACGTCAAGGATTTCCTTGCGGAATTCGGTCCGGATGCCCTGCGCTACTTCATCGCCGTTGCAGGCCCGGAGAACAATGACACCGACTTCACCTGGGATGAGTTTGTCCGCCGCGTGAACAATGAGCTGGCCAACGGCTGGGGCAACCTGGTCAACCGCACCGTCTCCATGGCGCACAAGAACTTCGGTGAGGTTCCGGTCCCGAGTGCCCTGACTGAATCCGATCAGCGCATCCTCGATCTGGCTGCGGCCACATTTGAGTCTGCTGCCGCCAACCTGGAGCTGTCCAAGTTCAAAAACGCCATCGCCGAGGTCATGCACGTGGTCGGCGAGGCCAATGCCTATATCGCTGAGCAGGAGCCGTGGAAGCTGGCGAAGGATGAAACCCAGCGGGAACGTCTGGCCACCGTGCTGTGGACCGCCCTGCAGGTGGTCTCTGACTGCAACACCATGCTCACCCCGTACCTGCCGCACACCGCACAGAAAGTCCACGAGACCCTCGGCCGTGACGGCATCTGGGCAGCCACCCCGAAGATCGTGGAGGTCAGCAATGACTCCCCACGCCAGCCAGTCGGTGTTGGTCTGCCCGACCCTGAGCACACCTACCCGGTGATCATGGGTGACTACAAGGCCCAGGCCGCGAAGTGGGAGCGCATCGACATGATTCCGGGAACGGCGTTGACTAAGCCAGCACCGCTCGTCGCAAAGCTTGACCCCGAGCTCGGGGAAACCGGGCCCGATTGGGCACCGGTTCAGCACTAA
- a CDS encoding RecQ family ATP-dependent DNA helicase has product MNATREEANQLLEGIAGPGAQLRDDQWLAIDALVNQKKRMLVVQRTGWGKSAVYFIAAKLLRTRGAGAAVIISPLLALMRNQVSAAERAGIKAATLNSANMTDWDQIQRQVVGGEVDVLLISPERLNNPDFRDAVLPRLAAETGLVVVDEAHCISDWGHDFRPDYRRIRDLLAGLEPGVPVLATTATANDRVVEDVRAQLGEDTGVLRGGLDRESLHLAVVNLPDSTARPAWIASHLKELEGSGIIYCLTVAAAHDLADALNAVGWNVAAYTGRTEAGERERLEHALINNEIKALVATSALGMGFDKPDLGFVVHLGAPGSPVSYYQQIGRAGRGTDRADVILLPGTEDKEIWEYFASVSFPQEPVVRQLLSVLTGDVQSTIKLESQVDLSRSRLEQVLKVLDVDGAVKRVRGGWISTGAEWTYDAQRYRGLEQARTDEQNSMIAYQRTDGCRMLYLRRELDDHTATDPCGRCDNCTGNYWSTESDKTVTAEVGRQLSAPGMRVAARKQWPTGIGMKGKIKGIEEGRALGRLNDIGRGPALRELLDSGTFPEEPWMTRIIAVLADWDWSTRPANVVALGSTDAQATALIEQTAGAIARVGRMNYAGVLPVAPGAVEVTAQNSAYRVSALLNQWDWSQGLNLVDGPILLVTDLIDTGWSVTVAGSGIAERTGFNVLPFALASRG; this is encoded by the coding sequence ATGAATGCGACGAGAGAAGAAGCCAACCAACTCCTTGAAGGCATCGCCGGACCGGGGGCCCAATTACGTGATGATCAGTGGTTAGCCATTGACGCACTTGTTAATCAGAAAAAGCGCATGCTGGTGGTACAGCGCACGGGTTGGGGTAAATCGGCGGTGTACTTCATTGCCGCCAAATTGCTGCGTACCCGGGGTGCCGGTGCCGCGGTGATCATCTCCCCGTTGCTGGCCCTGATGCGCAACCAGGTCTCAGCAGCCGAACGTGCAGGTATTAAAGCCGCCACACTTAACAGCGCCAACATGACCGACTGGGATCAGATCCAGAGACAGGTTGTCGGGGGAGAAGTGGATGTTCTCCTGATCTCCCCGGAACGCCTCAACAACCCGGATTTCCGTGATGCCGTCCTGCCCCGCCTGGCGGCGGAAACCGGCCTGGTGGTGGTGGATGAGGCGCACTGTATTTCCGACTGGGGACATGATTTCCGCCCCGATTACCGGCGTATCCGTGATCTGCTCGCCGGCCTGGAACCCGGCGTTCCGGTGCTGGCCACCACTGCAACCGCCAATGACCGCGTGGTGGAAGACGTCCGGGCGCAGCTGGGCGAAGACACCGGTGTGCTCCGCGGCGGTTTGGACCGTGAATCCCTCCACCTCGCGGTGGTGAACCTTCCTGATTCCACGGCCCGCCCCGCCTGGATCGCCAGTCATCTGAAGGAGTTGGAAGGCTCCGGCATCATCTATTGTCTCACCGTCGCAGCAGCCCATGACCTCGCGGACGCACTCAACGCAGTGGGCTGGAATGTGGCAGCCTACACCGGACGCACCGAGGCCGGTGAGCGTGAACGCCTTGAGCACGCGCTGATCAATAATGAGATCAAGGCACTGGTGGCCACCTCGGCGCTGGGCATGGGTTTTGATAAACCCGATCTTGGATTTGTGGTGCACCTCGGCGCACCGGGATCACCGGTGTCCTATTATCAGCAGATCGGCCGCGCCGGGCGTGGCACCGATCGCGCTGATGTCATCCTGCTCCCCGGTACCGAGGACAAAGAGATCTGGGAATACTTCGCCTCGGTATCCTTCCCACAGGAACCAGTGGTCCGGCAGTTGCTCAGCGTGCTCACCGGGGACGTCCAATCCACCATCAAGTTGGAGTCACAGGTGGATCTGTCCCGTTCCCGCCTGGAACAGGTGCTCAAGGTACTGGACGTGGATGGTGCGGTGAAACGGGTTCGTGGTGGTTGGATCTCCACCGGAGCAGAGTGGACCTATGACGCGCAACGCTACCGTGGCCTGGAGCAGGCCCGCACTGATGAACAAAACAGCATGATCGCCTACCAGCGCACTGATGGTTGCCGCATGCTCTATCTGCGCCGGGAACTTGATGATCACACCGCCACCGACCCCTGTGGGCGCTGTGACAACTGCACCGGAAACTACTGGTCCACTGAATCCGACAAGACCGTGACTGCTGAAGTGGGCAGACAGCTCAGCGCACCGGGCATGCGGGTGGCAGCCAGAAAACAGTGGCCGACGGGCATCGGGATGAAGGGGAAGATCAAGGGAATCGAGGAAGGGCGTGCACTGGGTCGTCTCAATGACATCGGCCGTGGACCCGCCCTGCGTGAGCTCCTGGACTCCGGCACCTTCCCCGAGGAACCGTGGATGACACGCATCATCGCCGTGCTGGCGGATTGGGACTGGAGCACCCGCCCCGCCAATGTGGTGGCCTTGGGCAGTACCGATGCACAAGCCACCGCCCTGATAGAACAGACCGCGGGCGCCATCGCGCGCGTGGGACGGATGAATTACGCGGGGGTGTTACCTGTGGCGCCGGGAGCAGTTGAGGTGACAGCCCAGAACTCCGCCTACCGGGTCTCTGCACTGTTGAACCAGTGGGACTGGTCGCAGGGATTAAACCTCGTGGACGGTCCGATTCTCCTGGTCACCGATCTCATCGACACCGGTTGGTCCGTGACCGTGGCCGGAAGTGGCATCGCCGAACGCACCGGTTTCAACGTCCTGCCCTTCGCTCTGGCTAGTCGGGGATAA
- a CDS encoding cyclase family protein: protein MKVIDLAHPFQPGQPHYPGDPDQITEQVADIETDGFLMHRYHLVGPWGTHVDAPSHFDPAGRTLDQIAADELVLPIYTVRFDQPGLVTPEYLLDFEATHGTLPAGSFVALHTGWVWGAEGIAPGWSIPALELLHHRGVTAIGHDLPDTDPGLDAQSWWLHHDHWQIENLANLDQVPATGATIVCGFPVPIAGASFPVRPLVLIPD from the coding sequence ATGAAGGTCATTGATCTCGCCCACCCATTCCAGCCAGGTCAACCTCACTATCCGGGTGACCCCGACCAGATCACGGAGCAGGTCGCAGACATTGAGACCGACGGCTTCCTCATGCACCGTTATCACCTGGTTGGTCCGTGGGGAACCCATGTGGATGCGCCCTCCCACTTTGATCCCGCGGGTCGCACCCTGGATCAGATCGCAGCAGATGAATTGGTGCTGCCCATATATACAGTGCGTTTTGACCAACCCGGGCTGGTCACCCCGGAGTATCTTCTGGATTTTGAAGCCACCCACGGGACACTCCCCGCAGGCTCTTTCGTCGCTCTGCACACCGGCTGGGTCTGGGGTGCGGAGGGTATCGCGCCCGGGTGGAGCATCCCCGCGCTGGAGCTGTTGCACCACCGGGGTGTCACCGCCATTGGCCATGATCTACCCGACACTGATCCCGGTCTTGACGCCCAGAGCTGGTGGCTGCATCATGATCACTGGCAAATTGAAAACCTCGCCAACCTGGACCAGGTGCCAGCCACTGGAGCCACCATCGTATGTGGGTTCCCGGTGCCGATCGCCGGCGCCAGCTTCCCGGTGCGACCCCTGGTACTTATCCCCGACTAG